In the genome of bacterium, the window ATTGGGTCGGCCCCGCAGCATCTGATCAAATTCAGCAATTTGTCACCGCGTCTACCACTCATAGCTCAGCCATTACTGCAACAGTTATCGGAACTATTCTCGCTTTAGTAGGCGCCACCGGTATTTTTATCGAACTCAAGAGTTCACTTGATATTATCTGGAAAGTTAAGCCAAAACCAAACTTGGGCTTTATCGGCTTTATCAAAACCCGCTTAGCTTCTGTATTGATGCTGTTAGGGGTTGGGATAATATTTATCCTGCTAATCAGCGCCAACACTGCTGTGGCTGTTTTAGCAAGGACAATCGGGCCATCACTTTCCGGCGGACCCATTGTTTGGCAGATTATGAACATAGTCGTTTCAATGATAATATTAGCGCTTCTGTTTGCATTTATGTTCCGTTATGTACCCGATGTGGAGATTGCATGGGGTGATGTGTGGGTTGGAGCAGCTTTAACAGCAGTCCTTTTCATGATTGGCCGATATTTGCTTGAATTCTATCTTAGCCGGAGCGCTGTGACCTCCCT includes:
- a CDS encoding YihY/virulence factor BrkB family protein: MKVKRFWALLIQTYTQWSEDQAPRLGAALAFYTLFSLAPLVIIGTAVFGLFLGREAAAGRITGEIRDWVGPAASDQIQQFVTASTTHSSAITATVIGTILALVGATGIFIELKSSLDIIWKVKPKPNLGFIGFIKTRLASVLMLLGVGIIFILLISANTAVAVLARTIGPSLSGGPIVWQIMNIVVSMIILALLFAFMFRYVPDVEIAWGDVWVGAALTAVLFMIGRYLLEFYLSRSAVTSLYGASGSLVALLLWIYYSAQIVFFGAEFTQVYANKFGSKA